One genomic window of Roseateles sp. DAIF2 includes the following:
- the pcaH gene encoding protocatechuate 3,4-dioxygenase subunit beta produces MRFDPVPDGVYPRLIYPPYKSTQARGPSQAPLRLQAPVAAQPGPGFARALLRPFDADLTRQGSAEPLGEKIVVTGRVLDEDGRPVRDSLIEVWQCNAAGRYWHKKDQHAAPLDPNFFGLGKLLTDAAGRYRFITIKPGPYPWGNHDKAWRPAHIHFSLFGNVHAQRLVTQMYFPADPLFDFDPIFQGIPDAAARQRLVARFSMDETVGGEMLGYVFDIVLRGRAATPFGL; encoded by the coding sequence ATGCGTTTCGACCCGGTGCCCGATGGCGTCTACCCGCGGCTGATCTATCCGCCCTACAAATCGACCCAGGCGCGCGGCCCCAGCCAGGCGCCGCTGCGCCTGCAGGCGCCGGTGGCGGCACAGCCGGGGCCGGGCTTTGCGCGCGCGCTGCTGCGGCCCTTTGATGCCGACCTGACCCGCCAGGGCAGCGCCGAGCCGCTGGGCGAGAAGATCGTCGTCACCGGCCGGGTGCTGGACGAGGACGGCCGCCCGGTGCGCGACTCGCTGATCGAGGTCTGGCAATGCAATGCCGCCGGCCGCTACTGGCACAAGAAGGACCAGCATGCCGCGCCGCTGGACCCGAACTTCTTCGGCCTGGGCAAGCTGCTGACCGATGCGGCCGGTCGCTATCGTTTCATCACGATCAAACCCGGCCCCTATCCCTGGGGCAACCACGACAAGGCCTGGCGCCCGGCCCATATCCATTTCTCGCTGTTCGGCAACGTACATGCGCAGCGCCTGGTGACGCAAATGTATTTCCCCGCCGATCCGCTGTTCGATTTCGATCCGATCTTCCAGGGCATCCCCGACGCCGCCGCGCGCCAGCGCCTGGTCGCGCGTTTCTCGATGGACGAGACGGTGGGCGGCGAGATGCTGGGCTATGTGTTCGACATCGTGCTGCGCGGCCGCGCAGCCACGCCCTTCGGCCTCTGA
- a CDS encoding protocatechuate 3,4-dioxygenase, producing MDDHRCALTSSQTIGPFPHEAWAWAAMAERPASATLCIRGRLLDGQGQAINDGWIEAWSPAVLEREQGAAMPGFRRVATDEAGAFMLWLTPTGRPGEPAAHITVFARGLLKHQHCALFLADDPGLAGSALLAQVPESRRHSLIAQVLTPGEGGPGYRWDIRLQGDAGSETVFFDYV from the coding sequence ATGGACGATCACCGCTGCGCCCTGACCAGTTCCCAGACCATCGGTCCCTTTCCGCACGAGGCCTGGGCCTGGGCAGCCATGGCGGAGCGCCCGGCCTCGGCCACCCTGTGCATCCGCGGCCGCCTGCTCGATGGGCAGGGCCAGGCGATCAACGATGGCTGGATCGAGGCCTGGAGCCCGGCCGTGCTCGAGCGGGAGCAGGGGGCGGCCATGCCCGGCTTTCGCCGCGTCGCCACCGACGAGGCCGGCGCCTTCATGCTCTGGCTGACGCCGACCGGCCGGCCCGGTGAGCCGGCGGCCCATATCACGGTGTTCGCCCGCGGCCTGCTGAAGCATCAGCATTGCGCCCTGTTCCTGGCCGACGATCCCGGCCTCGCCGGTTCGGCCCTGCTGGCCCAGGTACCCGAGTCCCGCCGCCACAGCCTGATCGCGCAAGTCCTGACCCCGGGCGAGGGCGGGCCCGGCTACCGCTGGGACATCCGCCTGCAGGGCGATGCCGGCAGCGAGACGGTGTTCTTCGACTACGTCTGA
- a CDS encoding BMP family ABC transporter substrate-binding protein has protein sequence MKSVTSKIRAWSARALLSVGLSAVAIALSANAAPAAAPLPKTAFVYMSPVGDAGWTYQHEQGRRAAEKALPGLQSTMVENVAEGPDSERVMRDLVQQGHQLIFATSFGYLEPALRVAAEFPQVRIEHAGGYKTAPNLNTYNARFYEGRYLAGLLAAKSSKSGIAGYVAGFPLPEVVQGINAFALGMQAVNPKAQVKVIWLNAWYDPPREREAALTLIHQGADVLTNHSGSPAVPQTAEEKGVKLIAYTSDMSRFAPKAQLAAVTHHWGPYYAQRIQALQSGQWKPQPTWGGLKSGMIELSALNAEVPKATRALIEQRRKDIVAGRFAPFSGRLVDAQGQERLAKGQLDDTAIATMNWFVQGVQGGVTSPR, from the coding sequence ATGAAGAGCGTCACTTCTAAAATACGCGCATGGTCCGCCAGGGCCCTGCTGTCCGTCGGCCTGAGCGCCGTCGCCATCGCGCTGTCTGCGAACGCCGCACCCGCTGCCGCGCCGCTGCCCAAGACCGCCTTTGTCTACATGAGCCCGGTCGGCGATGCCGGTTGGACCTACCAGCATGAGCAGGGCCGCCGCGCCGCCGAGAAGGCCCTGCCTGGCTTGCAGTCGACGATGGTCGAGAACGTGGCCGAGGGCCCCGATTCGGAGCGCGTGATGCGCGACCTGGTCCAGCAGGGCCACCAGCTGATCTTCGCCACCAGCTTCGGCTATCTGGAACCGGCGCTGCGCGTCGCGGCCGAGTTCCCGCAGGTGCGGATCGAGCATGCCGGCGGCTACAAGACCGCGCCGAACTTGAACACCTACAACGCCCGCTTCTACGAGGGCCGCTACCTCGCGGGCCTGCTGGCCGCCAAGAGCAGCAAGAGCGGCATCGCCGGCTATGTGGCGGGCTTCCCGCTGCCCGAGGTGGTGCAGGGCATCAACGCCTTCGCGCTGGGCATGCAGGCGGTCAATCCGAAGGCGCAGGTGAAGGTGATCTGGCTCAACGCCTGGTACGACCCGCCGCGCGAGCGCGAGGCCGCGCTGACCCTGATCCACCAGGGCGCCGATGTGCTGACCAACCACAGCGGCTCGCCCGCGGTGCCGCAGACGGCCGAGGAAAAGGGCGTCAAGCTGATCGCCTACACCAGCGACATGAGCCGTTTTGCGCCCAAGGCGCAGCTCGCGGCGGTCACGCACCACTGGGGGCCGTACTACGCGCAGCGCATTCAGGCGCTGCAGTCCGGCCAGTGGAAGCCGCAGCCCACCTGGGGCGGGTTGAAGAGCGGCATGATCGAGCTGTCGGCGCTGAATGCCGAGGTGCCCAAGGCGACGCGGGCGCTGATCGAACAACGCCGCAAGGACATCGTCGCCGGCCGCTTCGCGCCCTTCTCGGGCCGCCTGGTCGATGCCCAGGGGCAGGAGCGCCTGGCCAAGGGCCAGCTCGACGACACGGCGATCGCGACGATGAACTGGTTCGTGCAGGGCGTGCAGGGCGGCGTTACAAGTCCCCGCTGA
- a CDS encoding alpha-2-macroglobulin: MRSATTTRTTTRGLLAAFLLLLLNATAVQAASVVQVSPQGEVAQARQLRLRFSEAVVPQGDPRLPDPAALSCDGLPAPKGNGRWSGANEWLFDLNEPLPAGARCRIALRAEFKPLQGELSGPREFTFNTGAPSVVQVEPWPDSRIEEGQAFLLQLTGAIKPESLARGAWCEAEGIGERLPVRAIIGPEREALLKSKRIAARLQERYLLLSCQRPLPPKARVRLVWGPGLASALNPQLLTRAEQRFDYQVREPLTAEFSCERERAGAPCLPIRPLALRFSDPVPREAALAVRLKPASGAAIAPLIDKDDKSPELSEIRFPTPLAENAAFTLELPASIKDASGRPLANAASFPLKVTTGGAPPIAKFAAAPFGIVELPTEREAGSPALLPITLRHTQPDMAAGAVRIKRLETDAEVLAAYLKLKRWHETQLPARELGLPRSQWTETVEDTNAQGRTISRQVTRYVATREVPLLDARDPAAQQLTLPALQAEGKEARPFEVVGLPIAKPGYHLVEIASPRLGQALLDKAQAMYVRTGVLVTNLGVHFKWGRENSLVWVTSLDRGRPVAGAEVAVSDCRGKRLWAGRTDAQGRAAVPQALELPRGSSDERCEGEYGFFVTARSKSPLGVQDMAFVFSGWNRGIESWRFNHPTARGAAPDARAHTVLDRSLLRAGETVSMKHYFRFETGQGLTLPKPDQLPTRVRLTHEGSGQEFLLPEPLAWEGQRSALSQWAIPPAAKLGVYQVSLERGEGAAKRSWPSGDFRVEEFRVPLVEARLTPPKGPLVAPGELKIPAQLNYLSGGGMAQVSLSVSALLRPRGLNFAGYEDFQFQPPRDPQSQQADATEEGGEDAPQRNAKLVADKLALSTDRQGAATIVLKGLPKLSEPSELLAEVSFNDPNGERQTRALLLPLWSAKLALGLRAASWASNRGKVAFKAVALDLNGKPLAGQAVAVRARVTQTLSTRKRMVGGFYAYDNRVEVKELGAVCEGKSDAQGLLACEAQLDAAGQVELIAAAKDADGRLVEAATSVWITRQGELWFAQDNDDRIDLLPEKRSYEPGETARLQLRMPYREATALVAIEREGIIDSRVVTVRGDDPTIELKIERDWSPNVYVSVLALRGRVHHVPWYSFFTWGWRAPRDWWRDWRAGRDYQAPTAMVDLAKPSFKLGVAALQVGLARHRLQVTVTPDKPQYGVRQKALARIKVQGADGQPAAGAELAFAAVDEGLLALRPNQSWDLLDAMLRARAWGVETASAQSEIIGRRHYGRKAVAAGGGGGRGATRELFDTLLLWQPRVKLDAKGEALVEVPLNDSLTGFRLVAVADAGAQAFGSAQTTIRVTQDLQLLSGLPPLVREGDQFQALLTLRNTTGREMKLRAGLSGSANIGSEAGPELRREPLNLPAQDLTLAAGAARELQWTVTVPPGAVSLAWEAEVAEQGGGGARDRMKTTQLVQPAVPVRVLQASLTQLDGRLSLPIAAPADALPGRGGINVALQPSLSGALPGLRRFFETYPYSCLEQLSSKALGLGDAKQWQALMGRLPTYLDSDGLANYFPPRGDQAPQGSDRLTAYLLAASHEAGQALPDGARDAMLDGLSAFVEGRVQRRFWSPKPDAEVRRIAALEALSRYGRASARLLATVEARNIGTWPTAALIDWLQIHRRVAGAPERDKRIAEAESQLRSRLNYAGTTLKFSNEEGDAWWWLMDSADANAARLILAVLESPGWKDELPRLVTGALGRQKQGSWGTTTANLWGVLALQKFAARYESVKPAGRSVASLGDKSQSFDWAREPKGGALLLPWPAQAGSLAVEQQGAGKPWVTVQSLAALPLKAPLVSGYRVSKSLQPIEQKVKERWSRGDVVRVRLELEAQADMSWVVLSDPVPGGATILGSGLGGDSAIATQAEQREGSAWLAYEERAFEAWRGYYQYLPRGKHVIEYTLRLNNPGRFQLPPTRAEAMYAPDSFGELPNSALEVQP; encoded by the coding sequence ATGAGGTCTGCCACCACAACAAGAACGACCACGCGCGGCCTGCTGGCTGCGTTCCTGCTGCTGTTACTCAACGCCACGGCCGTCCAGGCCGCCAGCGTCGTCCAGGTCAGCCCGCAGGGCGAGGTGGCGCAGGCGCGCCAGCTGCGCCTGCGCTTTTCCGAAGCGGTGGTGCCGCAGGGCGATCCGCGCCTGCCGGATCCGGCCGCGCTGTCCTGCGATGGCCTGCCTGCGCCCAAGGGCAACGGCCGCTGGTCCGGTGCCAACGAATGGCTGTTCGATCTGAACGAGCCGCTGCCGGCCGGCGCACGCTGCCGCATCGCGCTGCGCGCCGAGTTCAAGCCGCTGCAGGGCGAGCTGAGCGGCCCGCGCGAGTTCACGTTCAACACCGGCGCGCCCAGCGTCGTGCAGGTCGAGCCCTGGCCGGACAGCCGGATCGAGGAGGGCCAGGCCTTCCTGCTGCAGCTGACCGGCGCGATCAAGCCCGAGAGCCTGGCGCGCGGCGCCTGGTGCGAGGCGGAGGGCATCGGCGAACGCCTGCCGGTGCGCGCGATCATCGGGCCCGAGCGCGAGGCGCTGCTGAAGAGCAAGCGCATCGCCGCCCGGCTGCAGGAGCGCTACCTGCTCCTGAGCTGCCAGCGCCCGCTGCCGCCCAAGGCGCGCGTGCGCCTGGTCTGGGGGCCGGGTCTTGCCTCGGCGCTGAACCCGCAGCTGCTGACGCGCGCCGAACAGCGCTTCGACTACCAGGTGCGCGAGCCGCTGACGGCCGAGTTCAGCTGCGAGCGCGAGCGTGCCGGCGCACCCTGCCTGCCGATCCGGCCGCTGGCGCTGCGCTTCTCCGATCCGGTGCCGCGCGAGGCGGCGCTGGCCGTGCGGCTGAAACCCGCCAGCGGTGCTGCCATCGCGCCGCTGATCGACAAGGACGACAAGTCGCCCGAGCTGTCCGAGATCCGCTTCCCGACGCCGCTGGCCGAGAACGCGGCCTTCACGCTCGAGCTGCCCGCCTCGATCAAGGACGCCAGCGGCCGGCCGCTGGCCAACGCCGCCAGCTTCCCGCTGAAGGTCACCACCGGCGGCGCGCCGCCGATCGCCAAGTTCGCGGCCGCGCCCTTCGGCATCGTCGAGCTGCCGACCGAGCGCGAGGCCGGCAGCCCCGCGCTGCTGCCGATCACCCTGCGCCACACGCAGCCGGACATGGCGGCCGGCGCGGTGCGCATCAAGCGCCTGGAGACCGACGCCGAGGTGCTGGCCGCCTACCTGAAGCTCAAGCGCTGGCATGAGACCCAGCTGCCGGCGCGCGAGCTCGGCCTGCCCCGCTCGCAATGGACCGAGACGGTGGAGGACACCAACGCGCAGGGCCGCACCATCTCGCGCCAGGTGACCCGCTATGTCGCGACCCGCGAGGTGCCGCTGCTGGACGCCAGGGACCCGGCCGCGCAACAGCTGACCCTGCCGGCGCTGCAGGCCGAGGGCAAGGAGGCGCGGCCCTTCGAGGTCGTCGGCCTGCCGATCGCCAAGCCCGGCTATCACCTGGTCGAGATCGCCTCGCCCCGCCTGGGCCAGGCACTCTTGGACAAGGCGCAGGCGATGTATGTGCGCACCGGCGTGCTGGTCACGAACCTGGGCGTGCATTTCAAATGGGGGCGCGAGAACAGCCTGGTCTGGGTCACCAGCCTGGACCGCGGCCGGCCGGTGGCCGGCGCCGAGGTGGCGGTCAGCGATTGCCGCGGCAAGCGCCTGTGGGCCGGCCGGACCGATGCGCAGGGCCGCGCCGCGGTGCCGCAGGCGCTGGAGCTGCCGCGCGGCAGTTCCGACGAGCGCTGTGAGGGCGAGTACGGCTTCTTCGTCACCGCCCGCAGCAAGAGCCCGCTGGGCGTGCAGGACATGGCCTTCGTGTTCAGCGGCTGGAACCGCGGCATCGAGTCCTGGCGCTTCAACCACCCAACCGCGCGCGGTGCTGCGCCCGATGCGCGCGCCCACACCGTGCTGGACCGCAGCCTGCTGCGCGCCGGCGAGACGGTGTCGATGAAGCACTATTTCCGCTTCGAAACCGGGCAAGGCCTGACCCTGCCCAAGCCCGATCAGCTGCCGACCCGCGTGCGCCTGACCCATGAGGGCAGCGGCCAGGAGTTCCTGCTGCCCGAGCCGCTGGCCTGGGAGGGGCAGCGCAGCGCCCTGAGCCAATGGGCGATCCCGCCGGCCGCCAAGCTGGGCGTCTACCAGGTCAGCCTGGAGCGCGGCGAGGGGGCAGCCAAGCGCAGCTGGCCCAGCGGCGACTTCCGCGTCGAGGAGTTCCGCGTGCCGCTGGTGGAGGCGCGGCTGACCCCGCCCAAGGGCCCGCTGGTCGCGCCCGGTGAGCTGAAGATCCCGGCGCAGCTGAACTATCTGTCGGGCGGCGGCATGGCCCAGGTGTCGCTGTCGGTCTCGGCCCTCTTGCGCCCGCGCGGCCTCAACTTCGCCGGCTATGAGGATTTCCAGTTCCAGCCGCCGCGCGATCCGCAGTCGCAGCAAGCGGACGCAACGGAGGAGGGCGGCGAGGACGCGCCGCAGCGCAACGCCAAGTTGGTGGCCGACAAGCTGGCCCTGAGCACCGACCGCCAGGGCGCGGCCACCATCGTGCTGAAGGGCCTGCCCAAGCTGAGCGAACCCAGCGAGCTGCTGGCCGAGGTGAGCTTCAACGATCCGAACGGCGAGCGCCAGACCCGCGCGCTGCTGCTGCCGCTGTGGTCGGCCAAGCTGGCGCTGGGCTTGCGCGCCGCGTCCTGGGCCAGCAACCGCGGCAAGGTCGCCTTCAAGGCGGTGGCGCTGGACCTGAACGGCAAGCCGCTGGCGGGCCAGGCGGTCGCGGTGCGCGCCCGGGTCACCCAGACCCTGTCGACCCGCAAGCGCATGGTCGGCGGCTTCTATGCCTACGACAACCGGGTCGAGGTCAAGGAGCTGGGCGCGGTCTGCGAGGGCAAGAGCGATGCGCAGGGCCTGCTGGCCTGCGAGGCTCAGCTCGATGCCGCGGGCCAGGTGGAACTGATCGCCGCGGCCAAGGATGCCGACGGCCGCCTGGTCGAGGCCGCCACCAGTGTCTGGATCACGCGCCAGGGCGAGCTCTGGTTCGCCCAGGACAACGACGACCGCATCGACCTGCTGCCGGAAAAGCGCAGCTATGAGCCCGGCGAGACCGCGCGGCTGCAGCTGCGCATGCCCTACCGCGAGGCGACCGCGCTGGTCGCGATCGAGCGCGAGGGCATCATCGACAGCCGGGTCGTCACGGTGCGCGGCGACGACCCGACCATCGAGCTGAAGATCGAGCGCGACTGGTCGCCCAATGTCTATGTCTCGGTGCTGGCGCTGCGCGGCCGGGTGCACCATGTGCCCTGGTACAGCTTCTTCACCTGGGGCTGGCGCGCGCCGCGCGACTGGTGGCGCGACTGGCGCGCCGGCCGCGACTACCAGGCGCCCACCGCGATGGTGGACCTGGCCAAGCCCTCGTTCAAGCTGGGCGTCGCGGCGTTGCAGGTGGGGCTGGCGCGGCACCGGCTGCAGGTGACGGTGACGCCCGACAAGCCGCAGTACGGCGTGCGCCAGAAGGCGCTGGCCCGCATCAAGGTGCAGGGCGCCGACGGCCAGCCGGCCGCCGGCGCCGAGCTGGCCTTCGCCGCGGTCGACGAGGGCCTGCTGGCGTTGCGTCCGAACCAGAGCTGGGACCTGCTCGACGCGATGCTGCGCGCGCGAGCCTGGGGCGTCGAGACCGCCAGCGCGCAGAGCGAGATCATCGGCCGGCGCCATTACGGCCGCAAGGCGGTGGCCGCGGGCGGCGGCGGCGGGCGCGGCGCGACGCGCGAGCTGTTCGACACCCTGCTGCTGTGGCAGCCGCGTGTGAAACTGGATGCCAAGGGCGAGGCCCTGGTCGAGGTGCCGCTGAACGATTCGCTGACGGGCTTCCGCCTGGTGGCGGTGGCCGATGCCGGCGCCCAGGCCTTCGGCAGCGCGCAGACGACGATCCGCGTCACGCAGGACCTGCAGCTGCTGTCGGGCCTGCCGCCGCTGGTGCGCGAGGGCGACCAGTTCCAGGCGCTGCTGACCCTGCGCAACACCACCGGCCGGGAGATGAAGCTGCGCGCCGGCCTGAGCGGCAGCGCCAACATCGGCTCGGAGGCCGGGCCGGAGCTGCGGCGCGAGCCACTGAACCTGCCGGCGCAAGACCTGACCCTGGCCGCCGGCGCCGCGCGCGAGCTGCAATGGACCGTCACCGTGCCGCCGGGCGCGGTCAGCCTGGCCTGGGAGGCCGAGGTGGCGGAGCAGGGCGGCGGTGGTGCGCGCGACCGCATGAAGACCACGCAGCTGGTGCAGCCGGCGGTGCCGGTGCGCGTGCTGCAGGCCAGCCTGACGCAGCTGGATGGGCGTTTGAGCCTGCCGATCGCCGCGCCGGCCGATGCGCTGCCGGGCCGCGGCGGCATCAACGTGGCGCTGCAGCCCAGCCTGTCGGGTGCGCTGCCGGGGCTGCGGCGCTTCTTCGAGACCTATCCCTACAGCTGCCTGGAGCAGCTGAGCTCCAAGGCGCTGGGTCTCGGCGATGCGAAGCAGTGGCAGGCGCTGATGGGCCGGTTGCCGACCTACCTCGACAGCGACGGCCTGGCCAACTACTTCCCGCCGCGCGGCGACCAGGCGCCGCAGGGCAGCGACCGCCTGACCGCCTACCTGCTGGCGGCCTCGCACGAGGCCGGCCAGGCTCTGCCGGACGGTGCGCGCGATGCGATGCTGGATGGGCTCTCGGCCTTCGTCGAGGGCCGCGTGCAGCGGCGCTTCTGGTCGCCCAAGCCAGACGCCGAGGTGCGGCGCATCGCCGCGCTGGAGGCGCTGTCGCGCTACGGGCGCGCCAGCGCGCGCCTGCTGGCGACGGTGGAGGCGCGCAATATCGGCACCTGGCCGACCGCCGCGCTGATCGACTGGCTGCAGATCCATCGCCGCGTCGCGGGCGCGCCGGAGCGCGACAAGCGCATCGCCGAGGCCGAGTCGCAGTTGCGCAGCCGCCTGAACTATGCCGGCACGACGCTGAAGTTCAGCAACGAGGAGGGCGATGCCTGGTGGTGGCTGATGGACAGCGCCGATGCCAATGCCGCGCGCCTGATCCTCGCGGTGCTCGAGTCGCCGGGCTGGAAGGACGAGCTGCCGCGCCTGGTGACCGGCGCGCTGGGCCGCCAGAAGCAAGGTTCCTGGGGCACGACCACGGCCAACCTCTGGGGCGTGCTGGCGCTGCAGAAGTTCGCGGCGCGCTACGAGTCGGTCAAGCCGGCCGGCCGCAGCGTTGCGAGCCTGGGCGACAAGAGCCAGAGCTTCGACTGGGCGCGCGAGCCCAAGGGCGGCGCGCTGCTGCTGCCCTGGCCGGCGCAGGCCGGCAGCTTGGCGGTGGAGCAGCAGGGCGCGGGCAAGCCCTGGGTCACGGTGCAGAGCCTGGCCGCGCTGCCGCTGAAGGCGCCGCTGGTCTCCGGCTACCGCGTCAGCAAGAGCCTGCAGCCGATCGAGCAGAAGGTGAAGGAGCGCTGGAGCCGCGGCGACGTGGTGCGCGTGCGTCTGGAGCTGGAGGCGCAGGCCGATATGAGCTGGGTTGTGCTGTCCGATCCGGTGCCGGGCGGCGCCACCATCCTGGGCTCGGGCCTGGGCGGCGACTCGGCGATCGCGACCCAGGCCGAGCAGCGCGAGGGCAGCGCCTGGCTGGCCTATGAGGAGCGCGCCTTCGAGGCCTGGCGCGGCTATTACCAGTACCTGCCGCGCGGCAAGCATGTGATCGAGTACACGCTGCGCCTGAACAACCCGGGCCGCTTCCAGCTGCCGCCGACGCGCGCCGAGGCGATGTATGCACCGGATAGCTTCGGGGAGCTGCCGAATTCGGCGCTGGAGGTTCAGCCGTGA
- the pbpC gene encoding penicillin-binding protein 1C: MRRVLCAGLLLAASAAGALPSFSEVRAAHRVSDFTLLDRRGEPLQTLRLDKTHRTLAWVPLAEMSPALLHALLLSEDRRFYDHSGVDWGAVAASAWGNLWNQRTRGASTLTMQLAGLIDEDLARPGGGRSVAQKLGQVVVAKQLESRWSKAQILEAYLNRVPFRGELVGIQALSQALFGKAPAGLDAQEAALAAALLRAPNAKPAQVAQRACAVLAEQRLPCAGAEGQLSAALARRAGMPLGEQLAPHYARQVLRADGPAAQRSSLDGRLQRLAVTSLKRQLGELSGRNVEDGAVLVLDNASGAVLAWVGSSGGELSSAAQVDGVLSRRQPGSTLKPFVYQLALEKRLLTAASLLDDSPAQIATGHGLYLPQNYDRDFRGWISVRAALGNSLNVPAVRTGAMLGADALFERLNAWGLQLPESGGYYGDSLALGSPDISLAALTNAYRALANGGQLRPIGAAAPARRVADAASSFVVADMLADNSARALTFGLDSELATRSWAAVKTGTSKDLRDNWCLGFSDRYTVGVWVGNASGAPMHGVSGISGAAPVWQALMRALHEGKPARPPRAPAGLVQQRVAFDAGAEPARQEWFLRGTEQARMQRSGAGDGRARALAGISNPVDGAIFALDPDIPPAAQRLTFEGRPGTWLLNGKRLGQGARLSWAPWPGRHELALLDGRGQVLQKLRFEVRGAGLKQGR; the protein is encoded by the coding sequence TTGCGACGAGTGCTTTGCGCGGGCTTGTTGCTGGCGGCAAGCGCTGCCGGCGCGCTGCCCAGTTTTTCCGAGGTCCGCGCCGCCCACCGCGTGTCCGATTTCACCTTGCTGGATCGCCGCGGCGAGCCGCTGCAGACCCTGCGGCTGGACAAGACGCATCGCACCCTGGCCTGGGTGCCGCTGGCCGAGATGTCGCCGGCCCTGCTGCATGCGCTGTTGCTGAGCGAGGATCGGCGCTTCTACGACCACAGCGGCGTCGACTGGGGCGCGGTGGCGGCCAGCGCCTGGGGCAATCTGTGGAACCAGCGCACGCGTGGCGCCTCCACCTTGACGATGCAGTTGGCTGGCCTGATCGACGAGGACCTGGCGCGCCCCGGCGGCGGGCGCAGCGTGGCACAGAAGCTGGGCCAGGTGGTGGTGGCCAAGCAGCTGGAGTCGCGCTGGAGCAAGGCGCAGATCCTCGAGGCCTATCTGAACCGCGTGCCCTTTCGCGGCGAGCTGGTGGGCATCCAGGCGCTGTCGCAGGCGCTGTTCGGCAAGGCGCCGGCGGGGCTGGACGCGCAGGAGGCGGCGCTGGCCGCGGCGCTGCTGCGCGCGCCGAACGCGAAGCCGGCCCAGGTGGCGCAGCGCGCCTGCGCGGTGCTGGCGGAGCAGCGCCTGCCCTGCGCGGGTGCCGAGGGTCAGCTGTCGGCCGCGCTGGCGCGGCGCGCCGGCATGCCGCTGGGTGAGCAGCTGGCGCCGCACTATGCGCGCCAGGTCCTGCGCGCCGACGGGCCGGCCGCGCAGCGCAGCAGCCTCGACGGCCGCCTGCAGCGCCTGGCGGTGACGAGTCTGAAGCGCCAGCTCGGCGAGCTCTCGGGCCGCAATGTCGAGGACGGCGCGGTGCTGGTGCTGGACAACGCCAGCGGCGCGGTGCTGGCCTGGGTCGGCAGCAGCGGCGGCGAGCTCTCCAGCGCCGCACAGGTGGACGGCGTGCTGTCGCGCCGCCAGCCGGGCTCGACCCTGAAACCCTTCGTCTATCAGCTGGCGCTGGAGAAACGACTGCTGACCGCGGCCAGCCTGCTGGATGATTCGCCGGCGCAGATCGCGACCGGCCATGGCCTGTACCTGCCGCAGAACTACGACCGCGACTTCCGCGGCTGGATCAGCGTGCGCGCGGCCCTGGGCAACAGCCTCAATGTGCCGGCGGTGCGCACCGGTGCGATGCTGGGCGCCGACGCGCTGTTCGAGCGGCTCAACGCCTGGGGCCTGCAGCTGCCAGAAAGCGGCGGCTACTACGGCGACTCGCTGGCGCTGGGCAGCCCCGACATCAGCCTGGCCGCGCTGACCAATGCCTACCGCGCGCTGGCCAACGGCGGCCAGCTGCGGCCGATCGGCGCGGCGGCGCCGGCACGGCGCGTGGCTGATGCGGCCAGTAGCTTCGTCGTCGCCGACATGCTGGCCGACAACAGCGCGCGCGCGCTGACCTTCGGCCTGGACAGCGAGCTGGCCACGCGCAGCTGGGCGGCGGTCAAGACCGGCACCAGCAAGGACCTGCGCGACAACTGGTGCCTGGGCTTCTCGGACCGCTACACGGTGGGTGTCTGGGTCGGCAACGCCAGCGGCGCGCCGATGCATGGGGTCAGCGGCATCAGCGGCGCGGCGCCGGTCTGGCAGGCGCTGATGCGCGCGCTGCACGAGGGCAAGCCCGCCCGGCCGCCGCGCGCGCCGGCGGGGCTGGTGCAGCAGCGCGTGGCCTTCGACGCCGGCGCGGAGCCGGCGCGCCAGGAATGGTTTCTGCGCGGCACCGAGCAGGCGCGCATGCAGCGCAGCGGCGCCGGCGATGGACGGGCCCGCGCGCTGGCCGGCATCAGCAACCCGGTGGACGGCGCGATCTTCGCGCTGGACCCGGACATCCCGCCGGCCGCGCAGCGCCTGACGTTCGAAGGCCGGCCGGGCACCTGGCTGCTGAACGGCAAGCGCCTGGGGCAGGGCGCGCGCCTGAGCTGGGCGCCCTGGCCCGGGCGGCATGAGCTGGCGCTGCTGGACGGCCGGGGTCAGGTCTTGCAGAAACTGCGCTTCGAGGTGCGCGGTGCGGGTTTGAAGCAGGGCCGCTGA